In a single window of the Desulfovibrio mangrovi genome:
- the mltG gene encoding endolytic transglycosylase MltG, translating to MKKALSISLGSVAALILVASLVTWHQARSFLKTAPEATGQEVHIRIRPGATFDKVAADLHEKNVITSVRKFRMLARYRKLTGSIQAGEFIVNTGWTPDEVLEMLVKGMPVQYRLQFPEGLAWWDVAKAVEAQEFGRAEDFRQVTHDPVFLAEHRIPFENAEGFLFPETYLMDKPEVMTPRTAWETASRLVQTFWSKTAPLWPAGPPPADELRRILILASLVEKETSVADERAVVAGVYANRMRRNMLMQADPTIIYGIGPAFNGNITKRDLRNATNPYNTYMQPGLPPGPICSPGLEAIRAAVFPQKHSYLYFVAKGDGSHHFSKTLQEHNAAVAKYQLRRRR from the coding sequence ATGAAAAAGGCTCTGTCCATCAGCCTAGGCTCCGTAGCGGCGCTTATCCTGGTCGCAAGTCTGGTTACGTGGCATCAAGCCCGTTCCTTTTTGAAAACGGCTCCGGAAGCGACCGGACAGGAAGTGCATATCCGCATCCGGCCCGGGGCTACCTTTGACAAGGTGGCCGCAGATCTGCACGAGAAGAATGTCATCACCAGCGTTCGCAAGTTCCGGATGCTGGCGCGGTATCGCAAGCTTACCGGCTCCATTCAGGCCGGTGAATTCATCGTCAATACGGGTTGGACGCCGGATGAGGTGCTGGAGATGCTGGTGAAGGGCATGCCCGTGCAGTATCGCCTGCAATTCCCGGAAGGTCTGGCCTGGTGGGATGTGGCAAAGGCGGTCGAAGCGCAGGAATTCGGCCGGGCCGAGGACTTTCGTCAGGTTACGCATGATCCTGTTTTTCTGGCGGAGCACCGCATTCCCTTTGAAAACGCGGAAGGCTTTCTTTTTCCGGAAACCTACCTCATGGATAAACCAGAGGTTATGACGCCGCGCACTGCGTGGGAAACCGCCTCGCGTCTGGTGCAGACCTTCTGGAGCAAAACGGCACCCCTGTGGCCCGCGGGTCCTCCCCCTGCGGACGAGTTGCGGCGCATTCTCATTCTTGCCAGCCTTGTGGAAAAGGAAACTTCAGTAGCGGACGAGCGGGCCGTGGTTGCCGGTGTTTACGCCAACCGCATGCGTCGGAATATGCTCATGCAGGCGGATCCGACCATTATTTACGGGATCGGCCCAGCTTTTAACGGCAACATCACGAAGCGAGATCTCCGTAACGCCACCAATCCCTACAATACCTACATGCAGCCCGGGTTACCTCCCGGCCCCATCTGTTCACCGGGGCTTGAAGCCATACGCGCAGCGGTGTTTCCGCAAAAGCACTCCTATCTGTACTTCGTCGCCAAGGGTGACGGCAGCCATCATTTCAGCAAGACACTCCAAGAGCACAATGCAGCTGTAGCCAAATATCAGTTGCGGCGCAGGCGCTAG
- the ruvX gene encoding Holliday junction resolvase RuvX, whose translation MKCIAIDYGTKRTGLAATDAGGRMAFPRRTLVMTTKDRFFAELLAFIEEENPAAIVVGLPTLLDGTETLMTRQVRNFVARLKRRCTLPVYYMTEVLSSHEAEDDLREAGLSGREIKKVVDQQAAVRILESFLNQPEHQRCATDGNA comes from the coding sequence ATGAAGTGCATCGCCATCGACTACGGAACCAAGCGGACCGGCCTTGCCGCCACGGATGCGGGCGGCAGGATGGCTTTTCCGCGCCGCACCCTTGTGATGACGACCAAGGATCGTTTTTTTGCGGAATTGCTTGCCTTCATTGAGGAGGAGAATCCCGCGGCCATTGTTGTGGGGCTGCCTACCTTGCTGGACGGTACCGAAACCCTGATGACCCGTCAGGTGCGCAACTTCGTGGCACGCCTGAAGCGTCGATGCACCCTGCCGGTCTATTACATGACCGAGGTGCTGAGCTCTCATGAGGCGGAAGACGACCTGCGCGAAGCGGGGCTGAGCGGACGCGAGATCAAGAAAGTGGTGGACCAGCAGGCCGCCGTACGCATTCTGGAATCCTTTCTCAATCAGCCTGAGCACCAGCGCTGTGCGACGGACGGAAACGCATGA
- a CDS encoding methyl-accepting chemotaxis protein: MRGMKERSAIGVIAGVAAVLFIGVGVPHPAQAAAGAGETGTLALGAACAVLTLIAVTGWVRVRGAARREERMVQYVRALTVGDAVPAAVAGGIASLRGESAGSMRELADAFGQLRAALVAAERNADDSRAHAEKRRKEIVETRELAEKARCKGLLNSSDTLDGSIVGIRESRAALQKDARSASEGSLRQQELAGEATVAMEQMNAAVQQVAEASEAAAVHSDTTRDRAQEGAVSVDRTVQAITDVHAQTQALESVVNGLGAKADAVDEVMEIISNIADQTNLLALNAAIEAARAGDAGRGFAVVADEVRKLAEKTMQATGEVGSQITAIKQGVAQTRDGMHQTARMVDAATELASRSGELLQNIVSLAEESAGQIQSIAAAASQQAVSAEHINTIISTVDEISGTTSSHMRDSLSSLSTLSGEVDNLANLNSVFRLIGSGKAHELINSLATSPDILSGMPDRQEQAMRSIIGRHSFVELLYMTDSTGVQPTSNVPRPGSESREDAKARGRDWSSRPWFSGPMETGSLYVSSVYVSDATGAPCITVSSPFRNAQGTILGIVAADVSI; encoded by the coding sequence ATGAGAGGAATGAAGGAGCGAAGCGCCATTGGCGTGATCGCGGGAGTTGCGGCGGTTCTGTTCATCGGGGTGGGAGTTCCCCATCCTGCGCAGGCCGCTGCGGGAGCAGGAGAAACGGGAACGCTGGCGCTGGGTGCGGCTTGTGCCGTGCTGACGCTGATCGCCGTGACCGGATGGGTTCGCGTACGCGGGGCAGCCCGTCGTGAAGAACGGATGGTGCAGTATGTAAGGGCCTTGACCGTAGGGGATGCGGTTCCGGCTGCCGTTGCAGGCGGGATTGCCTCGTTACGGGGAGAATCCGCCGGCAGCATGCGAGAACTGGCAGACGCATTCGGCCAGTTGCGCGCAGCGCTGGTGGCGGCTGAACGGAACGCGGATGACAGCCGCGCCCATGCGGAAAAGCGCCGCAAGGAGATTGTCGAAACGCGGGAGCTTGCGGAAAAGGCCCGCTGCAAGGGGTTGCTCAATTCATCTGATACGCTGGACGGGTCCATCGTCGGCATTCGTGAGTCGCGCGCGGCATTGCAGAAGGATGCGCGCAGCGCGAGCGAAGGGTCGCTTCGGCAGCAGGAACTGGCCGGCGAGGCCACTGTTGCCATGGAACAGATGAATGCCGCAGTGCAGCAGGTGGCAGAAGCCTCGGAGGCCGCAGCGGTGCATAGCGACACCACCCGTGACCGGGCGCAGGAAGGGGCCGTTTCCGTTGACCGGACCGTACAGGCCATTACGGATGTGCATGCGCAGACGCAGGCATTGGAAAGCGTGGTGAACGGGCTTGGAGCCAAGGCGGATGCCGTGGACGAGGTTATGGAGATTATCTCCAACATCGCGGACCAGACCAACCTGCTGGCGTTGAACGCCGCAATTGAGGCCGCCCGCGCGGGAGATGCGGGACGAGGCTTCGCTGTGGTTGCCGACGAGGTGCGCAAGCTGGCGGAAAAGACCATGCAGGCCACCGGAGAAGTGGGCAGCCAGATAACGGCCATCAAGCAGGGGGTGGCCCAGACGCGGGACGGAATGCACCAGACGGCGCGCATGGTTGATGCGGCAACGGAACTGGCTTCCCGTTCCGGCGAACTGTTGCAGAACATCGTATCGCTTGCGGAAGAGAGCGCAGGGCAGATCCAGTCCATTGCCGCTGCGGCCAGTCAGCAGGCCGTCAGCGCGGAGCACATCAATACCATCATTAGTACCGTGGACGAGATTTCCGGTACCACCAGCAGCCACATGCGGGATTCGCTCAGTTCGCTGTCCACTCTGTCCGGGGAGGTGGACAATCTGGCCAATCTGAACAGCGTGTTCCGGCTCATCGGCAGCGGCAAGGCGCACGAGTTGATCAACTCGCTGGCAACGTCGCCGGATATTCTTTCCGGCATGCCGGATCGGCAGGAACAGGCCATGCGGAGCATCATCGGCAGGCACTCGTTCGTGGAGCTGCTGTACATGACGGACTCCACCGGGGTGCAACCGACCTCGAATGTTCCCCGCCCTGGCAGTGAAAGCCGTGAAGACGCCAAGGCCCGCGGCAGGGACTGGTCGTCACGTCCATGGTTCAGCGGCCCCATGGAAACAGGCAGCCTCTACGTTTCCAGCGTCTATGTATCGGACGCCACCGGTGCTCCGTGCATCACGGTCTCCAGTCCCTTCAGGAATGCGCAAGGCACCATTCTCGGCATTGTGGCGGCGGATGTGTCCATTTAG
- a CDS encoding acyl-CoA dehydratase activase — translation MRIAGIDIGSRSMELVLREPDAAAGSGWSTTLQRRLPTTFDPVRQCRALLEGCEPDRIVSTGYGRALVQDLGFAAPVETVTEIRAHALAACHLFPQARTVLDIGGQDTKAISVLAGGKVGRFEMNDRCAAGTGKFLEYTATVFQMDVASFGSYAMLGKDAPVINSMCTVFAETEATSLMAQGVKPESIALGLHQSIVRRTMNMLRRIGLEFPLVFAGGVANNPCIRELLRRELGTEQEALLIPEEPDMCGALGAALWGAANAA, via the coding sequence GTGCGCATCGCGGGCATAGATATCGGTTCCCGTTCCATGGAACTGGTTCTGCGCGAGCCGGATGCCGCAGCCGGGTCTGGCTGGAGCACCACTCTGCAGCGTCGTCTGCCCACGACCTTTGATCCGGTGCGTCAGTGCCGCGCCCTGCTGGAAGGCTGCGAGCCCGACAGAATCGTATCTACGGGCTACGGCCGTGCGTTGGTGCAGGATCTGGGCTTTGCCGCTCCGGTGGAGACCGTTACCGAGATTCGGGCCCATGCGCTGGCGGCATGCCATCTTTTCCCGCAGGCCCGTACCGTGCTTGATATCGGCGGGCAGGACACAAAGGCCATTTCCGTGCTGGCCGGCGGCAAGGTGGGGCGTTTCGAGATGAACGACCGCTGTGCTGCCGGTACGGGCAAGTTTCTGGAATATACGGCCACCGTGTTCCAGATGGACGTGGCTTCCTTTGGCTCCTACGCCATGCTCGGCAAAGATGCCCCGGTGATCAACTCCATGTGCACCGTTTTTGCGGAAACGGAGGCCACTTCGCTCATGGCGCAGGGTGTGAAGCCGGAAAGCATTGCCCTCGGTCTGCACCAATCCATTGTCCGGCGCACCATGAACATGTTGCGGCGGATAGGGCTTGAGTTCCCTCTGGTCTTTGCCGGTGGTGTGGCCAACAATCCCTGCATCCGCGAACTGCTGCGACGGGAGCTTGGCACGGAACAGGAAGCCCTGCTGATTCCGGAAGAGCCGGATATGTGCGGCGCGCTGGGCGCTGCCCTGTGGGGGGCGGCGAACGCGGCGTAG
- a CDS encoding double-cubane-cluster-containing anaerobic reductase, which translates to MSNAAYKEMWEQLDLDIDAHDGLLAVLGKFYGDIYMSQQGRLKGMEYLDFVLSEVHGLRVKELQDAKAAGRKVIGTFCVFVPEELTLAADAVHVGLCAGADAGTEQAEKLVPRNTCALIKSFIGFKLARLCPYTESCDMIVGETTCDGKKKAYEAFGDYVNMHVMELPQTKSGDARELFRAEVVRFKNELERLTGVTITPEKLAQGIRTANDKRRALQRLSALRAANPAPISGRDALLINQVSFYDDPVRFTQSVNTLCDEMEARIARGEGIAPEKTARLLLSGCPMAVPNWKLPYVMESSGAVIVGEESCIGTRNIRDLVDESATSMDAMIDAIVDRYMRIDCACFTPNTERLENVVNLTKDLKADGVVHYSLMFCQPYAHEAIKVDKVLREEGIPMLSIETDYSMEDVEQLKTRIEAFVEMVK; encoded by the coding sequence ATGAGCAACGCTGCGTACAAGGAAATGTGGGAGCAACTGGATCTGGATATTGATGCTCATGACGGCTTGCTGGCCGTGCTGGGTAAATTCTATGGCGATATTTACATGTCCCAGCAGGGACGCCTCAAGGGGATGGAGTACCTCGACTTCGTTCTCAGCGAGGTGCACGGCCTGCGCGTGAAGGAACTGCAGGATGCCAAGGCGGCAGGCCGCAAGGTCATCGGCACGTTCTGCGTGTTCGTGCCCGAAGAGCTGACCCTTGCCGCAGACGCTGTGCATGTGGGCCTGTGTGCGGGGGCGGATGCGGGCACTGAGCAGGCGGAAAAACTGGTGCCCCGCAATACCTGTGCGCTGATCAAATCCTTCATCGGTTTCAAACTGGCGCGCCTGTGTCCCTATACCGAATCCTGCGACATGATCGTGGGCGAGACCACCTGCGACGGCAAGAAGAAGGCCTATGAAGCCTTCGGCGATTACGTGAACATGCACGTGATGGAACTGCCCCAGACCAAGAGCGGTGATGCGCGTGAACTGTTCCGCGCAGAGGTGGTGCGTTTCAAGAACGAACTGGAACGTCTGACCGGCGTGACCATCACTCCGGAAAAGCTCGCGCAGGGCATACGGACCGCCAACGACAAACGTCGCGCCTTGCAGCGTCTTTCCGCGCTGCGCGCCGCCAATCCGGCTCCCATCTCCGGCCGTGACGCTCTGCTCATCAATCAGGTTTCCTTCTATGATGATCCGGTGCGTTTTACGCAATCCGTGAACACCCTGTGCGATGAGATGGAAGCCCGCATTGCCCGGGGCGAAGGCATCGCTCCCGAAAAGACTGCCCGCCTGCTGCTTTCCGGCTGCCCCATGGCTGTGCCGAACTGGAAGCTGCCCTATGTGATGGAAAGCTCCGGTGCGGTGATCGTGGGAGAAGAGTCGTGCATCGGCACGCGCAACATCCGTGATCTGGTGGATGAATCCGCAACCTCCATGGATGCCATGATCGACGCCATCGTGGATCGCTACATGCGCATAGACTGCGCTTGCTTCACCCCCAATACCGAGCGTCTTGAAAATGTGGTGAATCTGACCAAGGACCTCAAGGCGGACGGCGTGGTGCATTATTCCCTCATGTTCTGCCAGCCCTACGCTCACGAGGCCATCAAGGTGGACAAGGTGTTGCGTGAGGAAGGTATTCCCATGCTTTCCATCGAGACCGACTACAGCATGGAGGACGTGGAGCAGCTCAAGACCCGCATTGAAGCCTTTGTGGAAATGGTGAAGTAG
- a CDS encoding hydantoinase/oxoprolinase family protein, producing the protein MNEQHQYIIGVDAGGTYTDAVIMDAASGRVIASAKRPTTHYNLSEGITAVLGAVMQDSQIPPQAVALTSISTTLATNALVEGKGADVGLFVIGFNQRLEVPAVAARYIPGGHSIKGEECEPLGVNFVLDGLQELHGQVDAWAVCGSMAFKNPAHELVTAKAIQLAAKLPVFCSHEASMRAGMKERATTACLNAQLLPVMRDFLDGMSRALCSLNIGGSVYVVRGDARAMPMEEALRQAASTVASGPAATALFGSHQSRLQDASIQDALILDVGGTTTDITLIRSGKPVIDEGGMTIGKWETHVEAVEMFTVGVGGDSFVCPVKDGGFSLGPSRVLPLCMAGDLPAPEGWLSHGLNARCILAAPALTEEDKAGDDILRLLAEHGPATPEQIMRSLKLAEITVEQRLAKLARRQKVIETGFTPTDALHVLDMLHLGNADASSAAAALLGAPRQQDARAFARSVLHEAERIIEETVLRHVTRREVGGGLAAFLADRDKHSLITVDVALNVPMIGIGAAARMLLPEVAKRLRTTITFPERHEVGNALGAALMARPLLQGNGTTDSQQV; encoded by the coding sequence ATGAACGAACAGCATCAATATATTATCGGCGTGGACGCCGGAGGCACATACACGGACGCCGTGATCATGGATGCCGCGTCCGGCCGCGTCATCGCCTCGGCCAAACGCCCCACCACGCACTACAATCTCAGTGAAGGCATTACAGCCGTGCTTGGCGCTGTCATGCAGGATTCGCAGATACCGCCGCAGGCCGTGGCGCTTACCAGTATTTCCACCACCCTTGCCACCAATGCCCTTGTGGAAGGCAAAGGGGCGGACGTGGGCCTGTTCGTCATCGGCTTCAACCAGCGGCTGGAAGTACCCGCCGTGGCAGCCCGCTACATTCCGGGCGGTCACAGCATCAAGGGCGAAGAGTGCGAACCGCTGGGCGTCAATTTCGTTCTGGATGGCCTGCAGGAACTGCACGGGCAGGTGGATGCGTGGGCCGTATGCGGCTCCATGGCCTTCAAGAATCCCGCGCACGAGCTGGTCACGGCCAAGGCCATCCAGCTGGCCGCCAAGCTGCCCGTGTTCTGTTCGCATGAAGCGAGCATGCGTGCGGGCATGAAGGAGCGCGCCACCACGGCCTGCCTGAACGCCCAGTTGCTCCCCGTCATGCGCGATTTTCTGGACGGTATGAGCAGGGCCCTGTGCAGCCTGAACATAGGCGGCTCCGTCTATGTGGTGCGCGGCGACGCCCGCGCCATGCCCATGGAGGAAGCTCTGCGGCAGGCAGCCTCCACCGTTGCCAGCGGCCCCGCCGCAACGGCACTGTTCGGCTCGCATCAGTCCCGGCTGCAGGACGCAAGCATTCAGGATGCCCTTATTCTTGATGTGGGCGGCACCACCACGGACATCACCCTCATCCGCTCCGGCAAACCCGTGATCGATGAGGGGGGTATGACCATCGGCAAATGGGAAACGCATGTGGAAGCCGTAGAAATGTTTACCGTGGGCGTGGGTGGCGACAGCTTCGTGTGTCCCGTCAAGGATGGAGGCTTCAGTCTCGGCCCCTCGCGCGTATTACCCCTGTGCATGGCCGGTGACCTGCCTGCCCCAGAAGGCTGGCTCAGCCACGGGCTGAACGCCCGCTGCATTCTGGCCGCACCGGCCCTGACGGAGGAAGACAAGGCCGGGGACGACATACTGCGCCTTCTTGCCGAGCACGGCCCCGCAACGCCCGAACAGATCATGCGCAGCCTCAAGCTGGCGGAAATCACTGTGGAGCAGCGTCTGGCAAAGCTTGCACGTCGGCAAAAGGTCATCGAGACCGGTTTCACTCCCACCGACGCCCTGCACGTGCTGGACATGCTGCATCTCGGCAATGCCGATGCCTCATCCGCAGCAGCAGCCCTGCTCGGCGCGCCGCGTCAGCAAGATGCCCGCGCCTTCGCCCGGAGTGTGCTGCACGAGGCGGAACGCATCATCGAAGAAACCGTGCTGCGCCATGTCACTCGCCGCGAAGTAGGCGGCGGGCTGGCAGCCTTTCTTGCCGACAGGGATAAACACTCGCTCATTACGGTGGATGTGGCCCTGAACGTTCCCATGATTGGCATAGGCGCTGCGGCCCGGATGCTTCTGCCCGAGGTGGCCAAACGCCTGCGCACCACCATCACGTTCCCGGAACGGCACGAGGTAGGCAATGCGCTGGGGGCCGCACTCATGGCGCGCCCTCTGCTGCAGGGCAACGGCACAACAGACTCGCAGCAGGTGTGA
- a CDS encoding GntR family transcriptional regulator — protein MIQRSTYSEQVVEYLKDKILNGEIQSGQRIKESVVAAELQISRAPVREALLELMREGIVVSRPQVGKSVVSLTAKQILDSYVLGGVLEGFGIAQTINQFSEGDFARLTEIVEKMGEIAAGSRDLNELTRLDHEFHNTLFDKVDNELLVEFSQRSSRRVTHFLLSHHLKALYAPETIYRRHKALLEVLKTGDGMAIEQHMRHHYRETGELMAQYGSDVFSG, from the coding sequence ATGATTCAAAGAAGTACATATTCTGAGCAGGTTGTAGAATACCTCAAGGACAAGATCCTGAACGGCGAGATTCAGTCCGGTCAGCGCATCAAAGAAAGCGTTGTGGCGGCAGAGCTGCAGATCAGTCGCGCCCCCGTGCGCGAAGCCCTGCTGGAACTGATGCGCGAGGGTATTGTTGTTTCCCGTCCGCAGGTCGGCAAATCCGTGGTGTCGCTCACCGCCAAACAGATTCTGGACAGCTACGTGCTGGGCGGCGTGCTGGAAGGCTTTGGCATTGCCCAGACCATAAACCAGTTCAGCGAAGGCGATTTTGCCCGCCTGACGGAGATCGTGGAGAAGATGGGCGAAATTGCGGCCGGTTCCCGCGATCTGAACGAGTTGACCCGTCTGGACCACGAATTTCACAATACCCTGTTCGACAAGGTGGACAACGAACTGCTGGTGGAGTTTTCCCAGCGTTCCAGCAGGCGTGTGACCCACTTCCTGCTCAGCCACCATCTGAAGGCGCTGTATGCCCCGGAAACCATATACAGGCGCCACAAGGCCCTGTTGGAAGTGCTCAAGACCGGAGACGGCATGGCCATTGAGCAGCACATGCGCCATCACTACCGCGAAACCGGCGAGCTTATGGCCCAGTACGGTTCGGACGTTTTTTCGGGCTAG
- a CDS encoding FG-GAP repeat domain-containing protein, whose protein sequence is MRHWLLTTSFLTCAMLGLFGMAGCTPKNAQQNSMAVPYSLNPDFATNPFALGDGGQWGTGLALADIDRNGYPDLVVSAGNDKDNQNVVVYFNSGGNNISATPGWSSADKDHHGTLAVGDIDGNGWPDVAVSVFLGKDLSYEGGGVKVYYNYGPPNYLTAAPTIIDTGYPSYGCALGDMDGDGDLDLAVAGGEPIPEVESFATQTCGDAKAPKRHEGTFAARAKATELAGAGGTQEPPFVTQGRIYINNGGTFSKDAVWTTSDSFVAMAVEFADANYDGLMDVIFQSAPVRIYLGMQVNGKGGIQTTPGWMSTDANYYGNGFDYASSMTLPGSLEKPVFSIAASSNSYMGQGRGGFSLYRFLSPFVIQYTPHNSTPNWQSRYGDWGSGVRLSDVDSDGDLDMLTHRWNTPGFNDLNGRLLIYQGNGGLFTETPVWESAATSIIEVIQVADLDRKDEQSATVDITISDENWSPAQVGQSVVYLPQQVIASVNTVSVNGILLNAGKDYVFVTGRNWLSFTKPIPAQSVVTVNYSWSEKLDVVYTNWNCDLGNYIYFHQ, encoded by the coding sequence ATGAGACACTGGTTGCTTACGACGTCCTTTCTCACCTGTGCTATGCTCGGCCTATTCGGCATGGCAGGCTGTACCCCGAAAAACGCGCAGCAGAACAGCATGGCTGTGCCCTATTCGCTCAATCCCGACTTCGCCACCAACCCCTTTGCCCTTGGCGACGGCGGCCAGTGGGGGACGGGACTCGCCCTCGCGGATATCGACCGCAACGGTTATCCCGACCTCGTGGTCTCCGCAGGCAACGACAAGGACAACCAGAACGTGGTTGTCTACTTCAACTCCGGCGGCAACAACATCTCTGCCACCCCAGGATGGAGCTCGGCAGACAAGGACCATCACGGCACCCTCGCCGTGGGTGATATCGACGGCAACGGCTGGCCGGATGTGGCCGTTTCCGTCTTCCTCGGCAAGGATCTCTCCTACGAGGGTGGTGGCGTTAAAGTCTATTACAACTATGGCCCGCCCAACTACCTGACGGCCGCCCCCACCATCATCGACACGGGCTATCCTTCATACGGCTGCGCACTGGGAGACATGGACGGCGACGGCGACCTTGACCTTGCCGTAGCAGGCGGCGAGCCCATTCCCGAGGTGGAAAGCTTTGCCACGCAGACCTGCGGCGACGCCAAAGCGCCAAAGCGTCACGAGGGCACCTTCGCCGCCCGCGCCAAGGCCACGGAACTGGCCGGAGCTGGCGGCACGCAGGAGCCCCCCTTTGTCACCCAGGGCCGCATCTACATCAACAACGGCGGTACATTCAGCAAGGACGCCGTGTGGACCACCAGCGACAGCTTTGTGGCCATGGCCGTGGAGTTTGCCGACGCCAACTATGACGGCCTGATGGACGTCATCTTCCAATCCGCCCCTGTACGCATCTATCTGGGCATGCAGGTGAACGGCAAAGGCGGCATTCAGACCACCCCTGGCTGGATGAGTACCGATGCCAACTATTACGGCAACGGCTTTGACTACGCCTCGTCCATGACCCTGCCAGGCTCACTGGAAAAACCGGTGTTTTCCATCGCCGCCTCCTCCAACAGCTACATGGGTCAGGGGCGCGGGGGCTTCTCGCTCTACCGCTTCCTCTCGCCCTTCGTCATTCAATACACGCCGCATAACAGCACCCCCAACTGGCAATCCAGATACGGCGACTGGGGAAGCGGCGTGCGCCTTTCCGACGTGGACAGTGACGGCGATCTCGACATGCTCACCCACCGCTGGAACACGCCCGGATTCAATGATCTGAACGGCAGATTGCTCATCTATCAGGGCAACGGCGGCCTGTTCACGGAAACACCGGTATGGGAATCCGCCGCCACCTCCATCATCGAAGTCATTCAGGTGGCCGACCTCGACCGCAAGGACGAGCAGTCCGCCACCGTGGATATCACCATCAGCGACGAAAACTGGAGCCCCGCCCAAGTGGGCCAGTCTGTGGTCTACCTGCCGCAGCAGGTTATCGCCTCCGTCAACACCGTGTCCGTCAACGGCATACTGCTGAACGCAGGCAAGGACTATGTTTTCGTTACCGGACGCAACTGGCTGTCCTTCACCAAGCCCATTCCCGCCCAAAGCGTGGTTACCGTGAACTACTCATGGTCCGAAAAGCTTGATGTGGTGTATACCAACTGGAACTGCGACCTCGGCAACTACATCTACTTTCACCAGTAG
- a CDS encoding SO_0444 family Cu/Zn efflux transporter, translating to MDLITTYFAAVWDILLEASPYVLFGFFVAGLLKGFLPADFVARHLGKGKRAPVLKAALFGIPLPLCSCGVIPAAAGLRTQGASKGATTSFLISTPETGVDSMAVTYALLDPLMTVLRPLAAFISAITAGLLVDILPAERDTFRPQSATAPAAPERPQTTLHAFDRVQSITPEAHSGCGCGSNGCTDTPAGAPTAATEHSPSVMERFRKGMRFAFGELIADIGKWLIIGIFIAALITTFLPISFIENYVGDGLFGMMLMVIVGVPMYVCATASTPIAAALALKGLSPGAALVFLLAGPATNAATITVVSRMLGKRVAAVYVASIAVVSVLLGLAVNQVYGVLGFSVSNWVHATEEHGHSFIAVISALVLIGLVAKQMLQSYMSRGHGHGCSSHGCSCS from the coding sequence ATGGATCTGATCACCACCTACTTCGCTGCCGTATGGGACATTCTGCTTGAGGCATCCCCCTACGTGCTGTTCGGCTTCTTTGTCGCGGGCCTGCTCAAGGGCTTTCTGCCCGCAGACTTCGTGGCCCGCCATCTTGGCAAGGGCAAACGCGCCCCTGTGCTCAAGGCCGCCCTGTTCGGTATTCCGCTGCCGCTGTGTTCCTGCGGCGTCATTCCTGCAGCCGCAGGACTGCGCACACAAGGAGCCAGCAAGGGCGCGACCACCTCGTTTCTCATCTCCACGCCGGAAACCGGTGTGGATTCCATGGCAGTCACGTACGCCCTGCTCGATCCACTGATGACGGTGCTGCGACCGCTGGCGGCCTTCATATCCGCCATTACGGCGGGGCTGCTTGTAGATATCCTGCCCGCGGAAAGAGACACCTTCCGCCCGCAGTCAGCCACTGCCCCTGCCGCCCCCGAACGCCCGCAGACGACCCTGCATGCCTTCGACCGGGTACAGTCTATTACGCCGGAAGCCCATAGCGGGTGCGGATGCGGCAGCAATGGGTGCACAGACACGCCGGCCGGTGCGCCGACCGCCGCAACGGAACACTCCCCTTCCGTCATGGAGCGTTTCCGCAAGGGCATGCGTTTCGCCTTTGGCGAGCTCATCGCAGACATCGGCAAATGGCTGATCATCGGCATCTTCATAGCCGCCCTCATCACCACCTTCCTGCCCATTTCCTTCATTGAAAACTATGTGGGCGACGGCCTCTTCGGCATGATGCTCATGGTAATCGTAGGCGTGCCCATGTACGTTTGCGCCACGGCCTCCACCCCCATCGCCGCAGCACTTGCACTGAAGGGGCTTTCCCCCGGCGCGGCACTGGTCTTTCTGCTTGCCGGTCCCGCCACCAACGCGGCCACCATCACCGTTGTCTCCCGAATGCTGGGCAAGCGCGTGGCCGCCGTCTATGTGGCCAGCATCGCCGTGGTATCTGTGCTGCTGGGACTGGCTGTGAATCAGGTTTACGGAGTGCTTGGGTTCTCCGTCAGCAACTGGGTGCATGCCACGGAAGAACACGGCCACAGTTTCATTGCCGTGATTTCCGCTCTGGTTCTAATTGGCCTCGTGGCAAAGCAGATGCTGCAAAGCTACATGAGCCGCGGACACGGGCATGGCTGCAGTTCGCACGGCTGCTCCTGCAGCTGA